GTGATCGAGGCCGCGACCGACGCACTGGATGCCCGCCGCGCCGCCGACGTGCCACGCCGTTTCGTGAACTGGCGGAATGTCGTCGGAACCGCCGCCGCGGCGGCCATCGCCGCGCTGGCCGTCTGGCTCTGGCAAGCCCCGCACATCCGCACGCTCGAGGCCGAGGTCGCCGAGAAGAAAGGAAAGATCGAAGAACTCGCGCCCATGGCCCGCGGCAACGACCAACGGCTCGTCGAACAACGCCAAGCCCTCGCCGACGCACGCTCTCAGGTTCAAGACCTGATCGACGCGAACCAGGCAAGCGCCGAGCAGATCGCGCGGTTGCAGGAACAACTGGACGCGATGACCGACCAGTTCCGCATGGCCATGTCGCCGACGGTGCGGACGGCCGAACTGGCCAGCACCAGTTCGCTCTCGCCCGACGCCGTGGCACGAGCGCATGTCGACGAAGACGCCGAGCGCGTGCAGGTGTCGTTGGCCCGATTCGCGCCGACCGATCCGAGCGAAACGTACCAGTTGTGGATCCTCACCGAAGGCCAGCCCCCGACGTCCCTGGGCATGGTGAGTATGGGTGCCAGTGGTG
This genomic stretch from Planctomycetota bacterium harbors:
- a CDS encoding anti-sigma factor; translation: MTRDDLHNLMLLYAADLAEPEERAAAEKWLASGHPAAAGALAEARATLAAMTTAVDPIAPSSTQWAALEAKLGTAESTPIVEVIEAATDALDARRAADVPRRFVNWRNVVGTAAAAAIAALAVWLWQAPHIRTLEAEVAEKKGKIEELAPMARGNDQRLVEQRQALADARSQVQDLIDANQASAEQIARLQEQLDAMTDQFRMAMSPTVRTAELASTSSLSPDAVARAHVDEDAERVQVSLARFAPTDPSETYQLWILTEGQPPTSLGMVSMGASGDAIFSGPLPQTQGAKLAVAVSLEEAGGKPLPEGKIIAYGVLN